The following are from one region of the Stanieria cyanosphaera PCC 7437 genome:
- the accD gene encoding acetyl-CoA carboxylase, carboxyltransferase subunit beta: MSLFDWFANIRKTEPAIQTKKEREIADGLWTKCQKCATVAYTKDFKANQLVCSECGYHSMVDSDERIRQLIDTNTWKPLAEEISPTDPLGFKDRKPYRDRITEYQKKTGLTDAVKIGTGLLDGLPVALGVMDFRFMGGSMGSVVGEKLCRLIEHATAERFPVIIVCASGGARMQEGMLSLMQMAKISGALHLHQEANLLYIPVLTHPTTGGVTASFAMLGDLIIAEPKATIAFAGRRVIEQTIREKLPEGFQTSEYLLQHGFIDAIVPRTQLKRTLAQLISLHQPFYPLMSHLEYTNNDNHRAMHQAI; this comes from the coding sequence ATGTCTTTATTTGATTGGTTTGCCAACATTAGAAAAACAGAACCCGCAATTCAAACTAAAAAAGAACGGGAAATTGCTGACGGACTTTGGACAAAATGCCAAAAATGTGCCACTGTTGCCTATACTAAGGATTTCAAAGCAAATCAGTTAGTTTGTAGCGAGTGTGGATATCATTCGATGGTTGATAGTGACGAACGCATTCGCCAGTTAATTGATACTAATACGTGGAAACCTCTAGCTGAAGAAATTAGCCCTACCGATCCGTTAGGATTTAAAGATCGTAAACCTTATCGCGATCGCATTACTGAATATCAGAAAAAAACTGGTTTAACTGATGCGGTAAAAATCGGTACTGGTTTACTAGATGGCTTACCTGTTGCTTTAGGAGTGATGGATTTCCGTTTTATGGGCGGTAGTATGGGTTCTGTAGTGGGGGAAAAACTTTGCCGTTTGATCGAACACGCTACAGCAGAACGTTTTCCTGTCATCATTGTTTGTGCTTCTGGTGGCGCAAGAATGCAAGAAGGAATGTTGAGTCTAATGCAGATGGCAAAAATTTCTGGCGCACTTCATCTTCATCAAGAAGCTAATTTATTATATATTCCTGTTTTAACTCATCCTACTACTGGTGGTGTGACTGCTTCTTTTGCTATGTTAGGTGATTTAATTATCGCCGAACCTAAAGCAACGATCGCTTTTGCAGGAAGAAGAGTTATTGAACAAACTATTAGAGAAAAATTACCTGAAGGATTTCAAACTTCTGAATATTTATTACAACATGGTTTTATTGATGCGATCGTTCCTCGTACTCAATTGAAAAGAACTTTGGCACAATTAATTA